A genomic region of Marinobacter sp. NP-4(2019) contains the following coding sequences:
- a CDS encoding heavy-metal-associated domain-containing protein, with protein MQTSSTRTWLSILLLSALALPAWSADREYQLRVDGLACPYCAYGIEKKIRALNGVDEDSVTIRINEGLVVFQADTEAPIGEAKLKQLINDAGFTLRSFEHSEEK; from the coding sequence ATGCAAACATCAAGCACGCGAACATGGTTATCGATCCTCCTGTTATCTGCGCTGGCGTTGCCAGCCTGGTCGGCGGACAGGGAATATCAATTGCGGGTGGATGGCCTGGCCTGCCCTTATTGCGCCTACGGCATCGAAAAGAAAATCAGGGCGCTTAACGGTGTGGATGAAGACAGCGTGACCATCCGGATCAACGAAGGGCTGGTGGTGTTCCAGGCTGACACGGAAGCCCCCATCGGCGAAGCCAAACTCAAGCAACTGATCAACGATGCCGGATTCACCCTGCGCTCCTTTGAACATTCGGAGGAGAAATGA
- a CDS encoding c-type cytochrome: protein MNKGIYLLALLVVPVLAGASGGSAGANNAPTDVAQGRQIYEQYCAACHGWQGEGAANWEKPDDKGEMPPPPHDETGHTWRHSDAMLFKMIAEGWRHPFNKSDRLTMPAFGESLTDQEIAAVIEYLKTLWTDEQREYQATESQ, encoded by the coding sequence ATGAATAAAGGGATCTACTTGCTGGCCTTGCTCGTTGTGCCAGTGCTTGCGGGTGCCTCAGGCGGGTCTGCAGGTGCCAACAACGCACCAACGGACGTCGCCCAGGGTCGCCAGATCTATGAGCAATACTGCGCAGCCTGCCACGGATGGCAGGGCGAAGGCGCCGCCAACTGGGAAAAGCCGGATGATAAGGGAGAAATGCCTCCGCCACCTCACGATGAAACCGGCCACACCTGGCGCCACAGCGATGCCATGCTGTTCAAGATGATCGCCGAAGGGTGGCGACACCCTTTCAATAAATCCGACCGGCTCACCATGCCTGCTTTCGGTGAAAGTCTGACCGACCAGGAAATAGCCGCAGTAATAGAGTACCTCAAGACCCTCTGGACGGATGAACAACGGGAATACCAAGCAACAGAAAGCCAATAG
- a CDS encoding WD40/YVTN/BNR-like repeat-containing protein: MKAMVYGLNSALSRLFLFALVVAMPALVHAQSAADGQPVKALTTSSSGALLVLRDSGLFAIEGGKTTEIALPAADRGAQPTSLARGADASTYLAGPGLGVWRYDSVGERWQSLNDTLPDLGVTAIAAHATQPDTLYAYLGKDGMFRSRDGGAEWVKVDSGPREPVQAFLHSDMPGSMESGWLFAGTTRGVARSMDCFCFWGDAGDLRGTVSAISYDPAAPENVYAVVEGQLHHSADGGETWTDLAAPQPVTALAFSPAQGLVVGTEHGALLAHGDAGEWTPVDE; encoded by the coding sequence ATGAAAGCGATGGTTTATGGCCTGAACTCTGCCCTCTCGCGTCTTTTCCTGTTCGCACTGGTCGTTGCCATGCCGGCCCTGGTTCACGCCCAGTCTGCGGCCGATGGCCAACCAGTGAAGGCACTGACGACCAGCTCGTCAGGCGCCCTTCTGGTGCTGCGGGACAGTGGCCTGTTTGCCATTGAAGGTGGCAAGACCACCGAGATTGCGCTACCTGCGGCTGATCGGGGCGCTCAACCCACGTCCCTGGCCAGGGGGGCGGACGCAAGTACCTACCTGGCAGGTCCTGGCCTGGGCGTCTGGCGCTATGACAGCGTCGGTGAGCGCTGGCAATCCCTCAACGACACCTTGCCGGATCTCGGGGTCACTGCCATTGCCGCTCACGCCACCCAGCCGGACACCCTCTACGCCTACCTTGGCAAGGACGGCATGTTTCGGTCCCGGGACGGCGGCGCCGAATGGGTGAAAGTCGATAGTGGTCCCCGGGAGCCGGTGCAGGCCTTCCTGCACTCAGACATGCCCGGCAGCATGGAAAGTGGCTGGCTGTTTGCGGGTACCACCCGAGGTGTCGCCCGTTCCATGGACTGTTTCTGCTTCTGGGGCGATGCGGGTGATCTGCGGGGCACTGTGTCTGCCATCAGCTATGATCCTGCGGCTCCGGAAAACGTCTATGCCGTCGTTGAGGGGCAGCTTCATCACAGTGCCGATGGTGGTGAAACCTGGACAGACCTGGCGGCACCCCAACCCGTGACCGCGCTCGCCTTCTCGCCGGCACAAGGGCTGGTGGTGGGCACTGAACATGGGGCGTTGCTTGCCCATGGCGACGCTGGCGAATGGACGCCCGTCGATGAATAA
- a CDS encoding DUF411 domain-containing protein has product MKTKKIALYTSVAAIVLAAGAATLAIQTGEPAKSSTPVASTGEAGPAITIYKSPNCSCCQSWAEHLDANGFEASIVETDNLNEVKQTHGVPREMASCHTALIGDLVIEGHVPANDIVAYLDNPELNTIGLSVPGMPHGTPGMETGRKDDYQVFAFSANGQQRVFREHKDY; this is encoded by the coding sequence ATGAAGACGAAAAAAATTGCCCTGTATACAAGTGTGGCCGCCATCGTTCTTGCCGCTGGTGCCGCCACGCTTGCAATCCAGACTGGTGAGCCCGCCAAATCGTCAACCCCCGTGGCGTCCACTGGAGAGGCAGGCCCGGCCATCACCATCTACAAGAGCCCCAATTGCAGCTGCTGCCAATCCTGGGCGGAGCACCTTGATGCCAATGGCTTTGAGGCCAGCATCGTTGAAACCGACAACCTCAATGAGGTCAAGCAGACCCATGGCGTGCCTCGTGAAATGGCGTCCTGCCATACTGCATTAATCGGTGATCTGGTGATTGAAGGGCATGTGCCGGCCAATGATATTGTCGCTTACCTGGACAATCCCGAGTTGAATACGATCGGCCTTTCAGTACCCGGTATGCCCCATGGCACCCCCGGCATGGAAACCGGCCGTAAGGACGATTACCAGGTCTTCGCCTTCAGTGCCAATGGCCAGCAACGGGTTTTCCGTGAACATAAAGATTACTGA
- a CDS encoding TolC family protein produces MIRHTGIQTVLAVLITLSTPTVAEPPETVEQWVEEAMTNNATLGALQSAIEAAEADVEGSDSWADPMVKYGLAPGTLEGPNMVGHRFEVSQKLPWPDQLSASREASKAGVSAARHDSLWQSRKLTASVKEAYARWWYSNQAIDLHHETRALVEQLAEIARQRLDYGEGSQSDLLRIETELDTLDTQLVGLKAEQARISASLIPLLGRRPQPSRLTLTVPPHTPMAADNPAEIDHPLVQAAEARTAEARARLDAAEISRRPVFTASAGYNSLWADESKRWIVGIGVQVPLSGQRQKSAVRKATAEVSQHQWQTTQVHRDLLASIGDMTAAVQAGHGRLEILDERHIPNQRAHWEASLNELATGAGRLENAINSARQLTGVKLTRAAVIRDLFSARARYDALSPTQTNSLPH; encoded by the coding sequence ATGATCCGACACACCGGAATTCAGACCGTTCTGGCGGTCCTTATCACACTATCTACGCCGACAGTCGCCGAACCACCTGAAACAGTGGAGCAATGGGTTGAAGAGGCAATGACCAACAACGCCACTCTGGGCGCCCTGCAATCAGCCATCGAAGCGGCGGAAGCCGACGTGGAAGGCTCAGACAGCTGGGCAGACCCTATGGTCAAGTACGGCCTGGCTCCCGGAACCCTGGAGGGACCCAATATGGTCGGGCACCGGTTCGAGGTCAGCCAGAAATTGCCCTGGCCGGACCAACTGTCGGCGTCCCGCGAAGCCTCGAAAGCTGGCGTGAGTGCTGCCAGGCACGACAGCCTCTGGCAAAGCAGAAAACTGACCGCCTCCGTAAAGGAGGCCTATGCCCGCTGGTGGTACTCGAACCAGGCTATTGATCTGCATCACGAAACCCGCGCCCTGGTGGAACAGTTAGCCGAGATTGCCAGACAGAGACTGGATTACGGCGAAGGCTCGCAGAGCGACTTACTCCGTATAGAAACGGAGCTGGACACCCTGGACACTCAACTGGTCGGGCTGAAAGCCGAACAAGCCCGGATCTCTGCCAGCCTCATCCCATTGCTGGGCCGCCGCCCCCAACCGTCCAGACTGACACTAACCGTACCCCCTCACACACCAATGGCGGCAGACAACCCGGCGGAAATTGATCACCCACTGGTTCAGGCCGCCGAGGCCCGAACAGCCGAAGCGCGCGCCCGGCTGGACGCTGCAGAAATCAGCCGCAGACCTGTATTTACCGCCAGTGCCGGCTACAACAGCCTGTGGGCGGATGAAAGCAAACGCTGGATAGTGGGCATAGGCGTACAGGTTCCGCTGAGCGGGCAGCGACAGAAAAGTGCCGTTCGCAAGGCCACGGCCGAAGTATCACAACACCAATGGCAAACTACCCAGGTTCACCGTGACCTGCTGGCTTCAATCGGCGATATGACAGCCGCCGTACAGGCAGGCCATGGACGACTGGAGATCCTTGATGAGCGGCATATTCCCAACCAGCGTGCGCACTGGGAAGCCAGCCTGAACGAACTGGCCACCGGCGCAGGCAGACTGGAGAACGCCATCAACAGCGCACGACAGCTCACCGGAGTGAAACTCACACGGGCTGCGGTCATCCGCGACCTGTTCAGCGCCAGGGCACGCTACGACGCTCTGTCACCCACGCAAACCAACTCACTACCACACTGA
- a CDS encoding efflux RND transporter permease subunit, with protein sequence MINAIIQWSLHNRFFVLLATLILTGWGLYSVKETPIDAIPDLSDVQVIVKTPYPGQAPQVVEDQVTYPLTTAMLSVPGAKTVRGYSFFGDSFVYVIFDDDTDLYWARSRVLEYLSQVSGQLPDAAKPELGPDATGVGWVYSYALVDRSGRHDLSELRAIQDWFLKFELQTVPGVSEVASVGGMVKQYQVVVDPDRLRAHDITLQRIHAAINNANQETGASVVEMAEAEYMVRVTGYLQNEDDLRQVPLGVNDNGKPLLLKDMADVQLGPQIRRGIAELNGEGEVAGGIVVMRFGENALETIEGVKQRLEDIKASLPDGVEVVPTYDRSTLINNAVDNLYGKLLQEFLVVIVICAVFLFHLRSSLVVIVSLPVGILAAFVVMHAQGINANIMSLGGIAIAIGAMVDGAIVMVENVHKHMERTPLTRKNRWAVMLRAAGEVGPALFFSLMIITVSFLPVFTLQAQEGKLFAPLAFTKTYAMAAAAGLAITLVPVLMGYFIRGKVLPEHRNPINRLLITLYKPVIGYALRRPMLMLAGGLLVLVIGFWPANKVGSEFMPPLDEGDLMYMPTTYPGISIGKARQILQQTDKLIASIPEVETVFGKIGRAETATDPAPLTMIETFIQFKPRDQWRPGVTPESLRRELDRVVKLPGLTNAWVMPIKTRIDMLSTGIKTPVGIKVAGPDLEVIQGIGEELERVLSDIPGTASAFSERVAGGRYIKVDIQREAAARFGLNIEDIQSVVRTAIGGMNVGSTVEGLERYPINLRYPQDYRDSVEQMRLLPMVTPNGQRIALVDVADIRIDQGPPMIKSENARINGWTLVDIEGRDLGSWVTEARERVRDTVELPAGYSLTWSGQYEYMQRAKERLTMVVPLTLAIIIILLYLNFRNLTEVGIILGTLPFGMIGGIWLMYLLGYNLSVAVAVGFIALAGVAVEIGVLMLVYLNQSLHNALETVDHQPARLSADALRQAISDGAAQRVRPIMMTFAAIVAGLIPIMLGSGTGSEVMQRIAGPMIGGMITTLMLTLLLIPVIFYLWQRARLKNLARKGATL encoded by the coding sequence ATGATTAACGCCATTATCCAGTGGTCGCTTCATAACCGATTTTTTGTGCTGCTTGCCACCCTCATCCTGACGGGGTGGGGGCTCTATTCCGTTAAAGAAACGCCCATTGACGCCATACCGGACCTGTCGGACGTGCAGGTGATCGTCAAAACACCTTATCCCGGCCAGGCGCCACAGGTGGTGGAGGATCAGGTTACCTATCCACTAACCACTGCCATGCTGTCGGTACCGGGCGCCAAGACTGTTCGAGGTTATTCCTTCTTTGGCGATTCCTTTGTTTACGTCATTTTCGATGACGACACCGACCTCTACTGGGCCCGTTCCCGGGTGCTGGAATACCTGAGCCAGGTGTCCGGGCAACTGCCGGATGCCGCCAAACCGGAACTCGGGCCGGATGCCACCGGCGTTGGCTGGGTGTATTCCTACGCGCTGGTGGACCGCAGTGGGCGGCATGACCTGTCAGAACTACGGGCCATTCAGGACTGGTTCCTGAAGTTTGAACTGCAAACCGTGCCCGGGGTGTCCGAAGTGGCCAGTGTGGGCGGCATGGTCAAACAGTACCAGGTGGTGGTGGACCCGGATCGGCTGCGCGCCCACGACATAACCCTGCAGCGCATCCACGCCGCCATCAACAACGCCAACCAGGAAACCGGTGCCTCGGTGGTGGAGATGGCCGAGGCGGAATACATGGTGCGGGTCACCGGTTACCTGCAGAACGAAGATGATCTGCGACAGGTCCCCCTGGGCGTTAATGACAATGGCAAGCCCCTGTTGCTGAAGGATATGGCGGATGTGCAGCTTGGCCCCCAGATCCGTCGCGGTATCGCCGAACTGAATGGGGAAGGGGAAGTAGCGGGCGGCATCGTGGTGATGCGTTTCGGGGAGAACGCACTGGAAACCATCGAGGGCGTCAAACAACGCCTGGAGGACATCAAGGCCAGCCTGCCAGACGGTGTGGAAGTGGTCCCCACCTACGATCGTTCCACACTGATCAACAACGCGGTGGATAACCTGTACGGCAAGCTGCTGCAGGAGTTTCTGGTGGTCATCGTGATCTGCGCGGTGTTCCTGTTCCACCTGCGCTCCTCACTGGTGGTCATTGTCAGCCTGCCGGTGGGCATCCTCGCGGCCTTCGTGGTGATGCATGCCCAGGGCATCAACGCCAACATCATGTCCCTCGGTGGTATTGCCATTGCCATCGGCGCCATGGTGGACGGGGCCATTGTGATGGTGGAGAACGTCCATAAACACATGGAGCGAACCCCGCTGACACGTAAAAACCGTTGGGCCGTGATGTTGCGGGCCGCTGGCGAGGTCGGGCCGGCGCTGTTCTTCTCACTGATGATTATCACCGTAAGTTTTCTGCCGGTATTCACCCTGCAGGCTCAGGAAGGGAAACTCTTCGCCCCCCTGGCCTTCACCAAGACCTACGCCATGGCAGCGGCCGCGGGGCTGGCCATTACCCTGGTGCCGGTGCTGATGGGCTATTTCATCCGTGGCAAGGTGTTGCCCGAGCATCGCAACCCCATCAACCGGCTGCTGATCACACTGTACAAGCCGGTGATCGGCTATGCTCTGCGGCGGCCAATGCTGATGCTTGCCGGCGGCCTGTTGGTGCTGGTGATCGGTTTCTGGCCGGCCAACAAAGTGGGCAGTGAATTCATGCCGCCCCTCGACGAGGGAGACCTGATGTACATGCCCACCACCTATCCCGGTATTTCCATTGGCAAAGCCCGGCAGATTCTGCAACAGACCGACAAGCTGATCGCCAGTATTCCGGAGGTGGAGACCGTGTTCGGCAAGATCGGCCGCGCCGAAACCGCGACTGATCCCGCTCCCCTGACCATGATTGAGACCTTTATCCAGTTCAAACCCCGGGATCAGTGGCGGCCCGGCGTGACACCGGAGTCCCTGCGCCGGGAATTGGACAGAGTGGTCAAACTCCCCGGCCTGACCAACGCCTGGGTGATGCCCATCAAAACCCGCATCGACATGCTCTCCACAGGAATCAAGACCCCGGTAGGCATCAAGGTGGCCGGTCCGGATCTTGAAGTGATCCAGGGCATAGGGGAAGAGCTGGAGCGGGTGCTGTCCGACATACCCGGCACCGCCTCGGCCTTCTCCGAACGGGTGGCCGGCGGGCGCTACATCAAGGTGGACATACAGCGGGAGGCTGCCGCCCGTTTCGGACTGAATATCGAGGACATCCAGTCGGTGGTTCGCACCGCGATTGGCGGCATGAACGTGGGCAGCACCGTGGAAGGCCTCGAACGCTACCCCATCAACCTGCGTTACCCCCAGGACTACCGGGATTCGGTGGAGCAGATGCGCCTGCTGCCCATGGTAACGCCCAACGGTCAACGCATTGCCCTGGTGGACGTAGCGGACATCCGCATCGACCAGGGGCCACCGATGATCAAGTCGGAAAACGCCCGCATCAATGGCTGGACCCTGGTGGATATCGAGGGCCGGGACCTGGGCAGTTGGGTCACAGAAGCCCGGGAACGGGTGCGGGACACGGTCGAACTGCCGGCAGGCTACTCCCTGACCTGGTCCGGCCAGTACGAATACATGCAGCGCGCCAAGGAACGCCTGACGATGGTGGTACCCCTGACCCTGGCCATTATCATCATCTTGCTGTACCTGAATTTCCGCAACCTGACCGAGGTGGGCATCATCCTCGGCACCCTACCATTCGGCATGATCGGCGGTATCTGGCTGATGTACCTACTGGGCTACAACCTGTCCGTGGCTGTAGCCGTGGGCTTTATTGCGCTGGCCGGGGTGGCCGTGGAAATCGGGGTGCTGATGCTGGTGTACCTGAACCAGTCCCTGCATAACGCTCTGGAGACTGTGGATCATCAGCCAGCCAGGCTGTCGGCGGACGCCCTGCGCCAAGCCATCAGTGATGGCGCTGCCCAGCGGGTGCGCCCGATCATGATGACCTTTGCCGCCATCGTTGCCGGCCTGATTCCCATCATGCTAGGCAGTGGCACCGGTTCGGAAGTGATGCAACGGATCGCCGGCCCGATGATTGGCGGCATGATCACCACCCTGATGCTGACGCTGCTGCTGATTCCGGTGATTTTCTATCTCTGGCAGCGTGCCCGCCTGAAAAATCTTGCCAGAAAAGGAGCCACCCTATGA
- a CDS encoding copper-binding protein encodes MNLKTLMTAVVFGLTLGPALAVAGNSMDSMSGMDTKESAGPVQSRGVITAINTEKRKVTLNHEPIPELNWPRMTMGFSVAPEVDLNGLQKNDSVAFTLTPADKGQQVTAISKQ; translated from the coding sequence ATGAACCTGAAAACCCTGATGACGGCTGTTGTATTCGGATTAACCCTGGGCCCTGCTCTGGCAGTGGCCGGTAACAGCATGGACTCCATGTCCGGCATGGACACAAAAGAGTCCGCGGGCCCGGTCCAGAGCCGGGGCGTGATCACCGCGATCAACACCGAAAAACGCAAAGTGACCTTGAACCACGAGCCTATTCCGGAGCTGAACTGGCCGCGCATGACCATGGGATTTTCCGTGGCGCCAGAGGTGGACCTGAACGGACTGCAAAAAAATGACTCCGTCGCTTTCACCCTGACACCGGCGGATAAAGGACAGCAAGTGACCGCCATTAGCAAACAATAG
- a CDS encoding efflux RND transporter periplasmic adaptor subunit has protein sequence MRIAFVAIVIAIAFGLGWLTSQQTMPMAQSNDSSTSAEDSTQEEPLYWVAPMDPNYRRDKPGKSPMGMDLVPVYEEKNTGRDDGGVQINAAVRANLGVKTGAVSRGPVSIPVRTVGYVTDNEDELNHVHSRIAGWVEVLHVRSLGEKVSRGEPLYEIYSPELVNAQQEFLMSERLRRGSETTATGGKLRSFGMTDSQIANLKKTSKVRERITVFAPGSGYVAALPVRAGMYVRPDTEIMAIGSRDSVWVIAEFFERQAGLIVAGQPVVFTTPSMPDTQWQGTIDYVYPELDARTRTLRARVRVPNTDGRLRPNMFVNLTMDAPIGDDLLTIPRPALIQRSDSKHVLLAEEDGYFRPVPVKTGQEAGDRVVVAEGLEEGQQVVVSAQFLIDSETSLEAAMLRLEAEEQSSGDTESDSSPSELIEGVGRITELDNEGASITLEHAPIPELSWPAMTMAFDLAESVNMDALSPDQTVNFGFRETPEGYLVERIESAHDAQ, from the coding sequence ATGCGCATTGCCTTTGTGGCGATAGTGATCGCTATTGCCTTTGGTCTTGGCTGGCTGACAAGTCAGCAAACAATGCCAATGGCCCAATCCAACGACTCCAGCACATCCGCTGAGGATTCGACCCAGGAAGAGCCCCTGTACTGGGTCGCCCCCATGGACCCCAATTACCGCCGCGATAAGCCCGGCAAGTCCCCCATGGGAATGGATCTGGTGCCGGTATACGAGGAAAAGAACACCGGGCGAGACGATGGCGGGGTGCAAATCAACGCCGCAGTCAGGGCCAATCTGGGCGTTAAAACCGGTGCCGTGTCCCGTGGACCGGTCTCCATCCCTGTCCGCACAGTGGGTTATGTCACCGATAATGAGGACGAACTGAACCACGTGCACAGCCGCATTGCCGGTTGGGTCGAGGTTCTGCACGTTCGTTCGCTGGGAGAGAAGGTCAGCCGGGGAGAGCCGCTGTACGAGATATATTCGCCGGAACTGGTGAATGCCCAGCAGGAATTCCTGATGTCCGAGCGCCTCCGGCGCGGTTCAGAGACGACAGCAACAGGAGGAAAGCTGCGCTCCTTCGGTATGACTGATTCCCAGATCGCCAACCTGAAAAAAACCAGCAAGGTCCGGGAGCGCATCACCGTATTCGCCCCCGGCTCCGGTTACGTGGCCGCTCTGCCAGTTCGTGCCGGCATGTACGTGCGCCCGGATACCGAGATCATGGCCATCGGCAGCCGCGATTCCGTCTGGGTGATCGCCGAGTTCTTCGAGCGACAGGCCGGGCTGATCGTGGCAGGCCAGCCTGTGGTATTCACCACGCCGTCCATGCCTGACACCCAGTGGCAGGGCACCATTGATTATGTCTACCCGGAGCTGGATGCCAGAACACGGACCCTGCGGGCACGGGTGCGCGTTCCCAATACCGACGGCCGGCTACGTCCCAACATGTTCGTAAACCTCACCATGGACGCGCCCATCGGCGATGACTTGCTCACCATCCCACGCCCGGCACTGATCCAGCGCAGCGACAGCAAGCATGTGCTGTTGGCCGAAGAGGATGGCTATTTCCGCCCGGTGCCCGTAAAAACCGGCCAGGAAGCCGGCGACCGTGTCGTGGTTGCCGAGGGCCTGGAAGAAGGTCAGCAGGTGGTAGTGTCCGCCCAGTTCCTGATCGACTCCGAAACCAGTCTTGAAGCCGCCATGTTAAGGCTTGAAGCGGAAGAGCAAAGCAGCGGTGACACCGAGTCAGACAGCTCGCCGTCAGAACTGATCGAAGGCGTCGGCCGGATCACCGAACTGGATAACGAAGGTGCCTCAATCACCCTCGAGCACGCCCCCATCCCGGAACTGAGCTGGCCCGCCATGACCATGGCGTTTGATCTCGCCGAGTCCGTGAATATGGACGCCCTGAGCCCCGATCAGACCGTCAACTTCGGTTTCCGGGAGACACCGGAAGGCTATCTCGTAGAACGCATTGAATCTGCGCATGACGCGCAATAA